The genome window GACGGCTCGATCTCGTAGTTGTCGTTGAAACGCAGCAGCGTGTCGTAGAGCTGGAAGACCCGGGCCTGGTCGGGGTGGGTCACCGGCGCGTGCGCGTCGAGGGTGTCCTTGCTGGAGCCGCCGACGATCCCGACGCGCAGCCGTCCTCCGTAGCGCGGTGGCCCGGACGGCAGCGGTGCTTTGCGGACCGCGCCCCCGGCGCATCCGGTTGCGACCGCTCCCGCGCCGGCCGCGGTCGCTCCCGCCGCGACGTACCGGAAGAAGTCGCGACGACTCGGACCGGTGATCGGCCGCCCTCTGCTCGGCATCCGGCGAAACCTCCCTGGGGCGGGAAGTCCCGCCCGTGTTGCGTCCTCGGCCTGCGACTGATTGATGAGTCAATCGATCGCATCGACCATTGCCGACCTCAACTCGGCTGTCAAGACGCCATATGCAGCGGGTATATGTCAAGGGAGGGGTTGCGATGTCGTTACGACGTTGTGCTGTCTTGCTACTTTCGCAACGCCGCCGAGAGGTGGAAAGTGGTGCCGCGCAACGGATTCGCCAGGCCGGGACCCCGCCCCTCGGGGCGTGCCGGCGGCGTCGGCGCCGTCAGCGTCAACAGGCGCGCCGAGGCGGCAGAGAGGGAGGCCCGAATCACGAACCGACCGCCGCCCGCGGTTGCGGACGGCGGTCGGTGGACTCCGGAGCGTGTTCGTCCGGGCGGTGTTCGGCGTGTCAGGCGTCCTTCGTCGTGATCCGGAGCACGGTCGCCGAGACGCCGATCAGCAGGTAGCAGCCGGCGCGGAGCAGACCGTCGAGGAGCGCGCCGGTGACGACCGGGTCGCGCAGCACGTCGACCACCGACGTCCAGCCGGTGGTGATCAGCAGCGGCTGCAACCAGTCGAGCGCGGGCAGGCTGCCCAGCACGCCGAAGACGATCAGCGTCCCCATCGTGGCGGCCATGACCACCAGCGGGTGGTCGGTGAGCGACGAGATCGCCAGCGCGATCGCGCCGATCGCGGCCATCTGCGCCGCCGACCACGCCGCGGCCAGCACCACCCGGCCGAGCGCGCTGCCCAGCGGCAGCGTCGTGCCCGACAGCGACACCATGCCGTCGCCGCCGACGATGACCAGCCCGGTCAGCACGCCGCTGACGGCGATCACACCGACCGACAGCACGACCATCGCCAGCACCCCGGCGGCCTTGACGCCCACCAGCCGGACCCGCCCGACCGGCGCGAGCAGCAGTCCGCGCAGCGTGCCGTGCGCGGACTCGCCCGCCAGTGCGTCCGCCGCGGTCATGCTGACGACCAGCGGAAGCAGCATCGTCTGCGCCAGCACGATGGTCGCCACCGGCAGCACGAGCCCGTTGCCCGCGACCGCGGCGAGCAGCGGCGGTCCGTCACCGCCCTCCGGACCTCCGGTGAGGACGATCCCGATGCCGATCAGGACGGGCAGGCCCGCCAGCATGACCAGGGCGAGCAGGTTGCGCGGGCGCCGCAGCACCCACCGCAGCTCGGCGAGCAGCACCCTGCCCAGCGGCGCCGACGTGCGTTCCACCGCGACCGCGGTCATCGGGGCTCCAATCGGTGGATACCCCATCCTTGAGGGTGGGGAGGAGTCGATCCCGGGTGTTGTTGGCCTTTACCAGGAAGATCGGTGTTGTTCGGGCGGTTGTAGGGTTGGGCCTCCGGTCCGGGCGAAAACCAAGCTCGGACTGAGCTACCGCCGGGCTGGCGGGATGTCAAGCCTGTGGAGCTTGGGTAAGACCGTGGCGGCACACCGCACATGCCGAGGTGCGATTCCTCGGGCGGCGCTGGGCTGTGAAGCAGGAAACTCAGTCCGCGAGGACTGAATCTCCCGCGTTCACGCGGGAGAGAAGTCAAGTTGCCTCCTCGGTGAGCTGGGCGAACAGGTCCTCCAGGCCCGCCCGGCCGCGGCGCGCTTCGTGCACCCCGACCCCTGCGTGCACGAGGGCGGCGATGACCTCGGGCGGGTCGACGTCGGTCAGCTCGACGCGCAGCGCACCGTCCTCCTCGCGGGCCGCGATCCCCTGGTCGCGCAGCGCGTGCAGGCCGCCTTCGACGTCGGCGGTGGACACCACCAGGTGCGGCCTGCCCGACTCCAGAAGCTCCCCGAGATCGCCCTGGGCGACCAGCGATCCCCGGTTCATCACCGCGACGTGCGTGCACGTCGCCTCCACCTCGGACAGCAGGTGCGACGACACGACCACGGTCGTGCCCACCGAGTGCAGGCCGGCGATGATCCGCCGGATCTCCCGCGTCCCGGCGGGGTCCAGGCCGTTGGTCGGCTCGTCGAGCACAACCAGCTCGCGCGGGACCAGCAGCGCGGCGGCAAGCCCCAGGCGCTGCTTCATGCCCAGCGAGTAGCCCTTGTACCTGCGGTGCGCGGCAGCGGTGAGCCCGACGCGTTCGAGCGCGTCGGCCACGGCGTCCCGCAGCCTGCCGTTGGCGAGCGCGGGTTCCATCGCCGCGCAGCGCATCAGGTTCTCCCGCCCGGACAGGAAGGGGTGGAAACCGGGACCCTCGACCAGAGCCCCGACGCCGGGCAGCACGTGCGCCGCCCCGTCGGGCACCGGGTGGCCGAGCACCTCGACCGTGCCCGCCGTCGGCCGGGTCAGCCCCAGCAGCATCCGGATCGTGGTCGTCTTCCCGGACCCGTTGGGGCCCAGGACGCCGACGACCGCGCCGCGCGGGACGGTCAGGTCCACCCCGGCGACGGCGACGGTCTCCCCGTAGGTCTTGCGCAGGCCCGCCGTGCGGGCGGCGAAACCGCCCGCCGGGGCGGCGGTGGCCACCCCGGCGGACTCGACGACTCCGGTCATCACGCGTTTCCGAGCGCGGCCGTCAGCACCTGCTCCGGGACCGCGCCGGCGACGGCGCGACCGTCGGAGGTAACCAGCGCCGAACCGGCCTTGGTCTGGATGAGCCAGCCCTGGCCCCACGGGCCGCTGACCGGCCTGCCGATCTGCTCGACCATGGCCATCGGGTTGCCCTCGGCGCCCTCGCCCTTGGGCAGCTCGGTCCGCACGACCGTGTCCCAGCCGTCGCCGATGACGGTCGGCTCGGGGTGCTCGGCACCCGGGCCGGGCTTGCCGTGCGGCCCGGTCTCCTCCGCCTCGCGAACCTGCGCGCCGGGGGGAGCGGTGAAGCGGAACAGCGCCGGGTCGGGCTGCGCCAGGTCCAGGCTGGAGAAGCCGACGTGCAGCGCGGGGCTGTCGGAGCCGTTGGTGCCGACCGTGACCGCGAGCGGGATGCGCTTCTCGGCGTCCACGGCGATCCGGATCTCGCGCAGCACGGTCCGCTCGGTCGGCTTCGGCTTCAGCACCAGCTCGTAGGCGTCGCGGCCGGCGACGCTGGCGGTGCCGTCGACCGACACCTCGCTGGTCTGGCGCACGGCGTCGATGAGCTGCCGCGACATCGCGGCCGGGTCGGCGGGCGCCTTGTGCTCCGGCGCCGGAGCGCGGTCGTGGGGGGCCCTGGTGACCGTGCGCTCCGCCGAGTCCCAGCTCCACACCGTCGCGCCGTCGTCGACGATCGTGTTCTCGCCCGCCGAGGACGGCAGCGACACCCGGTGCCTGCTCTGGCCGTCGGTCCACACCTGGAAGGCGCTGTGGCTCTGCGAGAGCACGGAGGTGCTCGCGTCCTGGCCGGGGATCATCGGCAGGCCCAGCGCGTTGTCGACCTCCACCGTGCCGGACAGGGCGGGCGGCGCGGCCGTCATCACCGACTCCACCAGCGCCTCCGGCGCGACCGGCGGGAGCACGGGATCGGCGCCCGCACCGGTCGGCAGGGCCAGCGCGGTGAGCCCGGCGACGCCGGCCACCACCCCTGCCGTCGCGGTGAGCGTGACGTGGTTTCGTTTCATTGGACTGTCTCCTGTCGCTGTCCGTTCCCCCTGCGGGAGCCGTGGCTCCCGGACTGCCAGAGTGACCCGCCGACGCTGAGAAGAGCCTGAGACCTGCCTCCGCAGCTGAGAACTCTCTTAGAGACGGTGCACGACGGACCCCGACCTCGGCATGCTGAGAACCATGGCGGCGCGGGTGTTGGTGGTCGACGACGAACCGGGAGTCCGCTCGGCGCTGCGCCGGGGGCTGTCGGCCGAGGGCATGGACGTCACGGTCGCGTCCGACGGGGTGGAGGCCCTGCGCCTGGCGAGCACCGGCGCGTTCGACGTCGTCGTGCTCGACATCATGCTGCCGGAGCTCTCCGGCTACCGCGTGCTCGAACGGCTGCGCGCGGACGACGTCGCAACGCCCGTCCTGCTGCTGTCGGCCAAGGACGGCGAGGTCGACCAGGCCGACGGGCTCGACCTGGGCGCCGACGGCTACCTGGTCAAGCCGTTCTCGTTCCTGGTGCTCGTGGCCCAGATCCGGGCCCTGCTGCGGCGCGGCGAGGCGGCCGGGCGCGGTGAGCTGCGCGTCGGCGAGCTGCTGATCGACCGCAGCAGCCGCGAGGTGCGCTGGGCGGGCACCGAGGTGTCGCTCTCGCCCCGTGAGTACGGGCTGCTCGTCGCGCTCGCGGGGCGTCCCGGGGCGGTGGTGTCCAAGGAGGACCTGCTGCGCACCGTGTGGGGCGAGGACCAGTTCGTCACGCGCAACGTCGTCGAGGTTTACGTCGGTTACCTGCGCCGCAAGCTGACCGCCGCCGGGGCCGGGCACCTGGTGCAGACGGTGCGCGGCCACGGCTACCGGGTCAGCGACGAGCCGTCGTGATCAGGCTGCCCCGTCCAGTGCGGTCGTGGTGGTCGCGCCGCACGATCCAGTTCCGGACCAGCGCGGTCGCCACCGTCGTCGCGCTCTGCGCCCTGGGCGCCATCGCGCACGCCAGCACCGGCTTCGTCGGCTGGCTGCTGCTCGACTCGGTCGACACCGACCTCCGGCGCAGGGCCACGGCGGCCACCTCGCAACTGGCCTCGGGCGCGGACCCCGCCGCGCTGGTCGGACCCGACCTGCGGGTGCTCGACGTCGCGGGCACCCCCGTCGACGGCCTGCCCGCGCGGGCGCTCGGCGGTCGCGAGATCGACGACCTCAAGGAGGGCGAGGGCGTCATAGAGCACCGCGACCACGCCGAGTGGCGCCGCTGGGTGGGCGCGGTCGTCCCCGACCCGCGCGGCGAACCTCGCCTGGTGCTGGCGGGCACGCCGCTCGTCGGGTACCGCGACACCCTCAGCACCGCGGGGAACTTCCTCGTCTTCGGCTCGATCCTGTCGGCGACGACGATCGGCCTGGCCACCTGGATCGTCGTGCGCCGCTGCCTGCGCCCGGTGGAGCGGCTGCGGGTGGCGGCCGGGACGCTGCCGGAGGGCGAGCGGCTGCCGGTGCCCGAGGCCGACGACGAGCTGCGGGCGCTCGCCGAAGCGCTCAACAGCATGCTCACCCGCCGCGACGCCGACACCGAGTGGCTGCGCCGCTTCACCGGCGACGCCGCGCACGAGCTGCGCAACCCCGTCTCGGCGATCCGCGTGCAGGCCGAGGTCGCGGTGGTGCACCCCGACCCGGAGCAGGCGCAGGAGGCGCTGCAGGAGATCGCCGACGAGGCCAAGCGGCTCTCCGATCTGGTGGACGGGCTGCTGGCGCTGGCCCGCGCGGAGCGCGGCAGCCAGCCACCGCCGCGACCGGTGGACCTGGTGTCGGCCGTGCGCGCGGCGGCCGACAGGGCGAACATGCGGGGAGTCCGGCCACGGGTCCAGGTCGAGACCTCGGCGGCGGCGCTGGTGGTCTCCGCCAGCCCCTACGAGGTGGCCACCGTCCTGGACAACCTCGTCTCCAACGCCCTGCGCTACGCCCGCGCACTGGTCCGGGTGTCGCTGCTGCCCGCGGCGGACTCCGTGCGGCTGCTGGTCGACGACGACGGCCCCGGCATCCCCGCCGAACACCGGGCACAGGTCTTCGACCGCTTCCACCGCGTCGAGGCCGACCGGGCGCGCAGCACCGGCGGCAGCGGCCTCGGGCTCGCACTGGTTGCCGAGGCCGTCCGCCGCCGCGGCGGCACCGTCCGCGCGGGCGAGTCGCCCGAGGGCGGAGCCCGCATCGAGGCACGCTGGCCCCTTTCGGGTCCCCTCCTGCCCGCCGTTCGCCGCGACGACGGGCGGCGGTAGCGACGGGGGAGTGGCAGGGCGCTGTGAGGCGACCGCGGCGGTCGGGCGGGCTGTGAGACGGCGGCGCTGGGGCGGGCTGTGGGGCGACGGCCGCGGGGGCGCTGTGGGGCGATGGCCGCGGGGGCGCTGTGGGGCGACGGCCCGCAGGGGCGCTGTGAGATGGCGACAGCGGTAGGAGGCGCTGTGAGACGACGGCGACGGTGACAGGCGCGTTGTCCCGCGCCCTTCCGCACGGGAGCCGTCAGCGGCCAGGGCCGAGCGCTTGAGCCCTGCGCGCCACGAGCCGTCGCCGGTCGGGCGCTCCGTCGTCCGTTCTCGCCGCTGATGTCCCTGGCCGGAGGGTCTTCGTATGTACACGCCGTTGGCGTCTGCGGTCGGGCGGCCCGTTCTTCGTTCTCGCCGTTGACGTTCCTGGTCGAGCGGACCCTCGCCTGTCCACGCCCGGGTCGTCGCCGGTGGTCCTCCCCACCAGCCCAGGTGTCCGGCGCGGTGTGGTCATCGCCCATCTCACCACCTGGACGGAGTCCCGGTGGGGCAAGATGTCGTCACGTGCCAGTCTTGCGAACCACGGGCCTGATCGACGCGCCGCTGCCGACCGTCGGAGGTGCGCTCCGCGACATCCCACTCGCCGAACACGCGCTGGCCGGGCTCGGGGTGCGCGCCCGCGTGGTGGGGAAGGCGTCGGCGCTGCTCGTGCCGGGGGACGAGCTTGCGTTCCGGATGCCGGTGCTCGGAGTGCCGGTCTCGCTGCGCACGCGGATCGTCCGGGCCGATGCGGACGCCCTCACCTCAGTGCTGGTCGCCGGGCCGCTGCGGGAGCTGCGGCACGAAGCGGTTCTCGCCGCCGTCGGTGACCGCACCCTGATCACCGACTCGGTGCACTGGACGACGCCGCTCGGCGGAGCCGGGCGTCTGGCCGACGTGGCGCTGTTGCGCCGCAAGGTGCTCGCAGTGCAGGCCCAGCGAATCAGGGCCGTGCGGGAGCTGGCCGAGTCGTGGGCGGGCCGGAAGGTCGTCGTCGGCGCCGCGATCGTCCGAAGTGGACTCCTGCTGGCGCAGCAGCGCCGCTATCCCGCCGACCACGCGGGCCGCTGGGAGTTGCCAGGTGGCCGGGTGGAGCCAGGGGAGGGAGAACGCGACGCGGTCGTCCGGGAGTGCAAGGAAGAACTCGACGTCGAGGTGCGGCCCACAGGTCGGGTCGGCACCGACGTGCCCCTGTCGAACGGGATGATCCTGCGGATCCACAGCGCCGAACTGGTCGACCCGGCAGCGGCCCCGAAGGCCGTCGAGCACCACGACGTCCGCTGGGTGAAGGCGGCGGACCTGCCCGCCCTGGACTGGCTGGACGCCGACCGAGTCCTGGTCCACTCACTCCGGGAACTGGTCGGGAAGAGCTGAAGCAAGGGCCAGATCACTGCCCAGATTTCCGCCCGCTGGCAACGCTTCCGCGGAGGAGGACCGCCCGGCCTGCTCCGCTCTGCGCCGCGAACCGCCGGCCCGGCTTGCCCACCGGATTCCGTTGGGTTTGCGCTGGTTTCCCAACCGCCGGCCCGGCGTGCCCACTGGACCCCGTTGGGTGTGCCCTGGTTTCCAAACCGCCCGGCCCGGCTTCCCCGGCCCCCAGCCGCCGCCCGGGCCCCGCTCCGCAGCCCCGGCCCACCAGCCGCCGGACGCTCCCACAGCCCTCAGGGCTCGAGGAGTTCGCCCGGGTCGAAGGACAGCTCGAACGGCAGGTCGGTTTCGAAGCGCTGCCCGTCGAGAGCCTTGGCCTGATCGCGGTATTCGCCGTCCACAAGCCGCAGCAGCTCGACCTCGACTCGCTGGCGCGCGTACGAAACCTCCACGCGCATGAAGTACGGGATGCCCGCCTGAGCGCAGAGCGCCGGCTTGTCGATGCGGTCGTTCTTCCGGCTGGACGGTGACACGCATTCGCCGACGAGCAGTGCTTCCCCGGCCGGAACCCACACGCGTCCGTGCCCCGACTTCACGAGCACGGCGAAGTCCGGCTCGATCCATCTCTGCTGGTCCAGCTGCAGGTTCACCGTCAGGTAGAAGCGGTTTCCATTCGCCGCTGCCGCCGGTTCCAGGAGCTTTCCCAGCATCCACACGGCGAACATGTTTGCGGTTCCTTCACGCGGGCTCACGATCAGCTTTCCGTCCAGGCACTCGTACTTCGCCGGAGGCATCCCCGGGATCGGCAGGTACCGGTCGGCGAGCTCGGGTGTCCACAAGCCGTCGAGATCGACCAGCGGGTCGAACCTGGCAGTCGGGTCGAACGCTGGTGCGGCCATGACAGCGCTCCTCTCGAAAACCCACGTTTGCCCTTGGTCCACCACAGTACCCATGCATCCAGGTTGGCGGGACCGCTCAGGGGAGTGCCATGAATCGGATCAAGATCCACTCGAACTGGTGAACGAATGCTGCTGCAAGCGCCCTGACCCGCTTCGCCGCAGGTCAGGGCGCTTCGCCCGTCATCGGCGCAGCCCGCGGCCCTTCAGCGCAGCCCCGCGACGCGCAGCGCGGCCTCCAGCCGCGGGCGCGCGCGCTCCGCCGCGCGCTTCGCGCCGTGCGCCCGCACGCGGTCGAGCTCCGCGGAGTCGTCGAGCAGCTCCCGCGCGCGTTCGCGCACGGGCCGCAGCTCCTCGACGACCGCCTCCGCGACGGTGTCCTTGAGCTCCGCGTACGAGCCGACCGAGTCGGCCGCGGCGTACGGGCTGGTGCCCTTGCACGCCGCGAGGATCTCCAGCAGGTTCGCGACCCCGGGCTTGGCCTCGGGGTCGTAGCGGACCTCGTCGCCGCCGTCGGTCACCGCCCGGCGGAACTTGCGGCGGATCGCGTCGGGCTCGTCGAGCACGAACACGCTGCCGGGGGACTGCTGCGAGGACTTGGCCATCTTGCGGCTCGGGTCGCCGAGGTCCCGGATCCTCGCCGCCGTCTTGGGCACCACCGCGCGCGGGACGACGAACACCTCGCCGTAGTTGGAGTTGAACCTCCTGGCCAGGGTCCGGGCCAGCTCGACGTGCTGGTCCTGGTCGGTGCCGACCGGCACCTCGGACGCGCCCTGCATCAGGATGTCGGCGGCCATGAGCACCGGGTAGGTGAGCAGGCCGACGCGGACCGACTCCTGGCCGGCGCCCTTCTCCTTGAACTGGATCATGCGCGCCGCCTCGCCGTAGGTGCAGGTGCACTCGAGCACCCAGTTCAGCGCGCCCAGCTCGTA of Saccharopolyspora erythraea contains these proteins:
- a CDS encoding ABC transporter permease subunit, whose translation is MTAVAVERTSAPLGRVLLAELRWVLRRPRNLLALVMLAGLPVLIGIGIVLTGGPEGGDGPPLLAAVAGNGLVLPVATIVLAQTMLLPLVVSMTAADALAGESAHGTLRGLLLAPVGRVRLVGVKAAGVLAMVVLSVGVIAVSGVLTGLVIVGGDGMVSLSGTTLPLGSALGRVVLAAAWSAAQMAAIGAIALAISSLTDHPLVVMAATMGTLIVFGVLGSLPALDWLQPLLITTGWTSVVDVLRDPVVTGALLDGLLRAGCYLLIGVSATVLRITTKDA
- a CDS encoding ABC transporter ATP-binding protein, which produces MTGVVESAGVATAAPAGGFAARTAGLRKTYGETVAVAGVDLTVPRGAVVGVLGPNGSGKTTTIRMLLGLTRPTAGTVEVLGHPVPDGAAHVLPGVGALVEGPGFHPFLSGRENLMRCAAMEPALANGRLRDAVADALERVGLTAAAHRRYKGYSLGMKQRLGLAAALLVPRELVVLDEPTNGLDPAGTREIRRIIAGLHSVGTTVVVSSHLLSEVEATCTHVAVMNRGSLVAQGDLGELLESGRPHLVVSTADVEGGLHALRDQGIAAREEDGALRVELTDVDPPEVIAALVHAGVGVHEARRGRAGLEDLFAQLTEEAT
- a CDS encoding LolA family protein — protein: MKRNHVTLTATAGVVAGVAGLTALALPTGAGADPVLPPVAPEALVESVMTAAPPALSGTVEVDNALGLPMIPGQDASTSVLSQSHSAFQVWTDGQSRHRVSLPSSAGENTIVDDGATVWSWDSAERTVTRAPHDRAPAPEHKAPADPAAMSRQLIDAVRQTSEVSVDGTASVAGRDAYELVLKPKPTERTVLREIRIAVDAEKRIPLAVTVGTNGSDSPALHVGFSSLDLAQPDPALFRFTAPPGAQVREAEETGPHGKPGPGAEHPEPTVIGDGWDTVVRTELPKGEGAEGNPMAMVEQIGRPVSGPWGQGWLIQTKAGSALVTSDGRAVAGAVPEQVLTAALGNA
- a CDS encoding response regulator transcription factor, translating into MAARVLVVDDEPGVRSALRRGLSAEGMDVTVASDGVEALRLASTGAFDVVVLDIMLPELSGYRVLERLRADDVATPVLLLSAKDGEVDQADGLDLGADGYLVKPFSFLVLVAQIRALLRRGEAAGRGELRVGELLIDRSSREVRWAGTEVSLSPREYGLLVALAGRPGAVVSKEDLLRTVWGEDQFVTRNVVEVYVGYLRRKLTAAGAGHLVQTVRGHGYRVSDEPS
- a CDS encoding sensor histidine kinase, producing the protein MIRLPRPVRSWWSRRTIQFRTSAVATVVALCALGAIAHASTGFVGWLLLDSVDTDLRRRATAATSQLASGADPAALVGPDLRVLDVAGTPVDGLPARALGGREIDDLKEGEGVIEHRDHAEWRRWVGAVVPDPRGEPRLVLAGTPLVGYRDTLSTAGNFLVFGSILSATTIGLATWIVVRRCLRPVERLRVAAGTLPEGERLPVPEADDELRALAEALNSMLTRRDADTEWLRRFTGDAAHELRNPVSAIRVQAEVAVVHPDPEQAQEALQEIADEAKRLSDLVDGLLALARAERGSQPPPRPVDLVSAVRAAADRANMRGVRPRVQVETSAAALVVSASPYEVATVLDNLVSNALRYARALVRVSLLPAADSVRLLVDDDGPGIPAEHRAQVFDRFHRVEADRARSTGGSGLGLALVAEAVRRRGGTVRAGESPEGGARIEARWPLSGPLLPAVRRDDGRR
- a CDS encoding NUDIX domain-containing protein; translation: MPVLRTTGLIDAPLPTVGGALRDIPLAEHALAGLGVRARVVGKASALLVPGDELAFRMPVLGVPVSLRTRIVRADADALTSVLVAGPLRELRHEAVLAAVGDRTLITDSVHWTTPLGGAGRLADVALLRRKVLAVQAQRIRAVRELAESWAGRKVVVGAAIVRSGLLLAQQRRYPADHAGRWELPGGRVEPGEGERDAVVRECKEELDVEVRPTGRVGTDVPLSNGMILRIHSAELVDPAAAPKAVEHHDVRWVKAADLPALDWLDADRVLVHSLRELVGKS
- a CDS encoding Uma2 family endonuclease, encoding MAAPAFDPTARFDPLVDLDGLWTPELADRYLPIPGMPPAKYECLDGKLIVSPREGTANMFAVWMLGKLLEPAAAANGNRFYLTVNLQLDQQRWIEPDFAVLVKSGHGRVWVPAGEALLVGECVSPSSRKNDRIDKPALCAQAGIPYFMRVEVSYARQRVEVELLRLVDGEYRDQAKALDGQRFETDLPFELSFDPGELLEP
- the trpS gene encoding tryptophan--tRNA ligase, with product MTRLSGITPSGHVHLGNHLGAVRRWAAEREPEDLFFVSDLHAMTAPHRPERLRSLTREVFAVLLGAGIEPDSVFVQSDLAYELGALNWVLECTCTYGEAARMIQFKEKGAGQESVRVGLLTYPVLMAADILMQGASEVPVGTDQDQHVELARTLARRFNSNYGEVFVVPRAVVPKTAARIRDLGDPSRKMAKSSQQSPGSVFVLDEPDAIRRKFRRAVTDGGDEVRYDPEAKPGVANLLEILAACKGTSPYAAADSVGSYAELKDTVAEAVVEELRPVRERARELLDDSAELDRVRAHGAKRAAERARPRLEAALRVAGLR